From the genome of Candidatus Bathyarchaeota archaeon, one region includes:
- the amrS gene encoding AmmeMemoRadiSam system radical SAM enzyme, with the protein MNQCIKEALLYEKIDNSRVKCNTCERFCKIDLNELGFCKTRRNINGKLYTLEYGDISSYSVNPIEKKPFFHFYPGSYALTIGSWSCNFTCPWCQNYEISKFPPDTKRSNYISPEKFVNLVKAEKCQGTSISFNEPTLLLEYSLDVFDIAKKEGYYNTYVTNGYMSLPALKLLAEHGLDAMNIDVKGDEETVKRYCGADVEKVWRNIKEAKKLGIHIEITTLVIPGVNDDEECLQSIASRIIKEAGENTPWHVTRYYPAYKALEVGLYPRRTPIKTLEEAWKIGKKEGLNYVYVGNVPGHPLENTYCHNCGELLIKRYIFDIIDYRVTSENKCPKCKEKIPIVGKGAKSRKPYFL; encoded by the coding sequence ATGAATCAATGCATTAAAGAAGCTTTGCTTTATGAAAAGATTGATAATAGTAGAGTTAAATGTAATACTTGTGAAAGGTTTTGTAAAATTGATTTAAATGAGCTTGGATTTTGCAAAACAAGAAGAAACATAAATGGAAAGCTTTATACTCTTGAGTATGGCGATATTTCATCTTATAGCGTAAATCCAATAGAGAAAAAACCGTTTTTTCATTTTTATCCAGGGAGTTATGCTTTAACAATAGGAAGCTGGAGCTGCAATTTTACTTGTCCTTGGTGTCAAAACTATGAAATAAGCAAGTTTCCTCCTGATACAAAAAGAAGCAATTATATAAGTCCTGAAAAATTTGTAAATTTGGTTAAAGCAGAAAAGTGTCAAGGCACAAGCATATCATTTAATGAGCCTACATTGCTTCTTGAATACTCTTTAGATGTTTTCGATATTGCTAAAAAGGAAGGTTACTATAACACTTATGTTACAAATGGTTATATGAGTTTACCAGCTTTAAAATTGTTAGCAGAGCATGGGTTGGATGCTATGAATATAGATGTAAAAGGGGATGAAGAAACTGTTAAAAGGTATTGTGGCGCAGATGTGGAAAAGGTTTGGAGAAACATTAAGGAAGCGAAAAAACTTGGAATTCACATTGAAATAACTACGCTTGTTATTCCTGGAGTGAATGATGATGAAGAATGCTTACAAAGCATCGCTAGCAGAATTATAAAGGAAGCTGGAGAGAATACACCTTGGCATGTTACGCGATATTATCCTGCCTATAAGGCTTTAGAGGTGGGGCTTTACCCAAGGAGAACACCTATTAAAACTTTAGAAGAAGCTTGGAAAATAGGTAAGAAAGAAGGGTTAAACTATGTTTATGTTGGTAATGTTCCAGGTCATCCACTAGAGAATACCTATTGCCATAATTGCGGAGAGCTTTTAATTAAACGTTACATATTTGATATTATTGATTATCGAGTTACTTCAGAAAATAAATGCCCTAAATGTAAAGAAAAAATTCCAATTGTTGGGAAAGGTGCAAAAAGCAGGAAACCCTATTTTTTATGA